The proteins below are encoded in one region of Brienomyrus brachyistius isolate T26 unplaced genomic scaffold, BBRACH_0.4 scaffold36, whole genome shotgun sequence:
- the LOC125721951 gene encoding stonustoxin subunit beta-like has translation MPVVFGPSDDSASLIGMIVSMTLLNGPRNTSRRHSRLSGCRVTEEGCSSLASALRSNPSHLRELDLSYNHPGDSGVKLLSAVLEDPSCKLEKLHVDHGGECRTRPGLQKYSCQLTLDPNTANRRLSLSGGNRKVTNEWWAEQPYPDHPERFDSWEQILCRESLTGRCYWEAEWDGVAAWIGVTYKGIRRKGGSDCLLGDNDKSWSLCCNTVSYSVLHNNKETLIPIEPSGSHRVGVYLDWGAGALSFYRVSSDGLTPLHRFTSSFTESLYPGFYVYINSSVSL, from the exons atgcccgtggtcttcgggccctcagacgactctgcatcactcatcggcatgattgtgtcaatgacattactaaatgggcccaggaatacttccagaaggcacagtcg actgtcaggctgtagagtcacagaagaaggctgttcttccctggcttcagctctgaggtcaaacccctcacacctgagagagctggacctgagctacaatcacccaggagactcaggagtgaagctgctttctgctgtactggaggatcccagctgtaaactggagaagctgca tgtggatcacggtggagagtgcaggaccagaccaggcttacagaaat actcctgccagctgacgctggaccccaacacagcaaacagacgcctgtctctgtcaggggggaacaggaaggtgacaaatGAGTggtgggcagagcagccatatcctgatcatccagagagatttgacagctgggaacaaattctgtgcagagagagtctgactggccgctgttactgggaggctgagtgggatggagttgcagcctggataggagtgacttacaaagggatcaggaggaaaggagggagtgactgtctgcttggagacaatgacaagtcatggagtctgtgctgtaatactgtcagttactctgtcctgcacaataataaagagactctcatacccatagagccctcaggctcccacagagtaggagtgtatctggactggggggctggtgctctgtccttctacagagtctcctctgatggactgacccccctgcacagattcacctcctcattcactgagtccctctatccagggttttatgtttatataaactcctcagtgtcactgtga